From the genome of Arthrobacter alpinus, one region includes:
- a CDS encoding DUF1211 domain-containing protein, whose translation MYVGLYWNNHRHMIKLATDVSGGILWAAVPRSASHLSSTRRAAP comes from the coding sequence GCCTCTACTGGAACAACCACCGCCACATGATCAAGCTGGCCACTGATGTGAGCGGTGGAATCCTCTGGGCCGCAGTTCCAAGGAGCGCATCTCACCTTTCATCTACGCGGCGGGCTGCGCCCTGA
- a CDS encoding LysE family transporter — MEFSLWLALVGAGAMISLTPGAGAINTMSNALTSGFRRSFWGILGQQLALVIHVIIVAAGVGILVSSSPFLFHLIRYAGAAYLVYLGIRKLLAKAEKADDGDAPPVVESGFSMFRRGLWVNLLNPKAIVFFLAFMPQFIRPNEPLLPQYVILTATVVVIDIIVMWFIFAAGAKQLKHLTTSERGQLTLNRIFGSLFVGVGVLLAVV; from the coding sequence GTGGAATTTTCTCTGTGGCTCGCCCTCGTCGGCGCGGGCGCCATGATCAGCCTGACCCCTGGCGCTGGCGCCATCAATACGATGTCCAACGCACTCACTTCCGGTTTCAGGCGTTCCTTCTGGGGCATCCTGGGCCAGCAGCTGGCGCTGGTCATCCATGTCATCATCGTTGCGGCCGGGGTGGGCATCCTGGTCTCCAGCTCACCGTTCTTGTTCCACTTGATCCGCTACGCCGGCGCCGCCTACCTGGTGTATTTGGGCATCCGGAAGCTGCTGGCCAAGGCCGAGAAGGCCGACGACGGAGACGCACCACCGGTGGTGGAGTCCGGTTTCTCGATGTTTCGGCGCGGGCTGTGGGTGAACCTGCTCAACCCCAAGGCCATCGTGTTCTTCCTGGCCTTCATGCCACAGTTCATCCGACCCAACGAGCCGTTGCTGCCGCAGTATGTGATCCTCACGGCCACCGTGGTGGTCATCGACATCATCGTGATGTGGTTCATCTTCGCGGCCGGCGCCAAGCAGCTCAAACACCTAACCACCAGCGAACGCGGCCAGCTCACCTTGAATCGGATCTTTGGCAGCTTGTTCGTCGGCGTGGGCGTCCTCTTGGCGGTGGTCTAA
- a CDS encoding low molecular weight protein-tyrosine-phosphatase — MSNPYRIITVCTGNICRSPMAEFMLSAAAKAAGLDIEVDSAGTTAWELGNPMDPRAVHVLDRHGIRTTAHSARQFKPVFFAERDLILALDTDHFDFLRTLAPSPEAAAKVRMLRSFDPAASTASPQEQGIYDPWYGDEQDFQASWELISAAIPGVLAHATAHGTPRG, encoded by the coding sequence ATGAGTAATCCTTACCGGATCATCACCGTCTGCACCGGCAACATCTGCCGCTCCCCCATGGCCGAATTCATGCTGTCCGCAGCGGCAAAGGCGGCCGGTTTGGACATCGAGGTTGATTCGGCCGGGACTACGGCGTGGGAGCTCGGCAACCCGATGGACCCGCGCGCCGTACATGTCCTGGACCGGCATGGCATCCGCACCACGGCGCACTCGGCCCGCCAGTTTAAGCCCGTCTTCTTTGCCGAGCGCGATCTGATCCTGGCCCTGGACACCGACCACTTTGACTTCCTCCGGACCTTGGCGCCATCCCCGGAGGCCGCCGCCAAGGTGCGCATGCTCCGATCCTTTGACCCTGCCGCGTCCACCGCCAGCCCGCAGGAACAAGGCATCTACGATCCTTGGTACGGCGACGAACAAGACTTCCAGGCCAGCTGGGAACTCATTTCAGCCGCAATTCCCGGTGTCCTGGCCCATGCCACAGCCCACGGCACCCCCCGTGGCTGA